In Deinococcus maricopensis DSM 21211, one genomic interval encodes:
- a CDS encoding zinc-dependent alcohol dehydrogenase codes for MKAVVWQDIGKIQVQDVPEPTIQEPTDAIVRLTASAICGTDLHFIRGTMSGMVPGTVLGHEGVGVIEAVGADVRNFKPGDRVVIPSTVSCGVCPPCREGNTAQCDNANPNGPDAGTAFYGGPKDSGPLNGLQAEKARILYAHSSLVRLPDNVTDDQALLISDIFPTAYFGAELAGVHDGASVAVFGCGPVGQFAIISARLQGATRVIAIDRLDDRLEMARRNGAEIINFEQEDPVEVIKRLTDGRGVDCVIDAVGVDAQHAHGGPAKPDAEQAQQDQQTVQEVAPDAHPHGDQWVPGDAPAQVLQWSIEVVKKAGQIGIIGVYSPDMNTYPIGKAMNKNLTLRMGNCNHRKYIPHLVDIVAAGIVDPTRIITKQDDLTDAVSAYEAFDKRQPGWLKVELEPTR; via the coding sequence ATGAAAGCAGTCGTCTGGCAGGACATCGGCAAAATTCAGGTGCAGGACGTTCCCGAACCCACCATTCAGGAGCCGACGGACGCCATCGTGCGGCTCACCGCCAGCGCCATCTGCGGCACCGACCTGCACTTCATTCGCGGCACCATGAGCGGCATGGTGCCCGGCACGGTCCTCGGGCACGAAGGCGTCGGCGTCATCGAGGCGGTCGGCGCAGACGTCCGCAACTTCAAACCCGGCGACCGCGTCGTCATCCCCAGCACCGTCTCATGCGGCGTGTGCCCCCCCTGCCGCGAAGGCAACACCGCGCAGTGCGACAACGCCAACCCGAACGGCCCGGACGCCGGCACCGCCTTCTACGGCGGCCCGAAGGACAGCGGCCCCCTGAACGGCCTGCAGGCCGAAAAGGCCCGCATCCTGTACGCGCACAGCAGCCTCGTGCGCCTGCCCGACAACGTCACCGACGACCAGGCGCTGCTGATCAGCGACATCTTCCCGACCGCGTACTTCGGGGCGGAACTCGCGGGCGTGCACGACGGCGCGAGCGTCGCCGTGTTCGGCTGCGGCCCCGTAGGGCAGTTCGCGATCATCAGCGCGCGCCTGCAGGGGGCCACGCGCGTCATCGCCATCGACCGCCTCGACGACCGCCTCGAGATGGCGCGCCGCAACGGCGCGGAAATCATCAACTTCGAGCAGGAGGACCCCGTGGAGGTCATCAAGCGCCTGACCGACGGACGCGGCGTGGACTGCGTCATCGACGCGGTCGGCGTGGACGCCCAGCACGCGCACGGCGGCCCCGCCAAGCCCGACGCGGAACAGGCGCAGCAGGACCAGCAGACCGTACAGGAAGTCGCGCCGGACGCGCACCCGCACGGCGACCAGTGGGTGCCCGGCGACGCGCCCGCGCAGGTCCTGCAGTGGTCCATCGAGGTCGTCAAGAAGGCCGGGCAGATCGGCATCATCGGCGTGTACTCCCCGGACATGAACACCTACCCCATCGGGAAGGCCATGAACAAGAACCTCACGCTGCGCATGGGCAACTGCAACCACCGCAAGTACATCCCGCACCTCGTGGATATCGTCGCGGCGGGTATCGTCGACCCGACGCGCATCATCACGAAACAAGACGACCTCACGGACGCCGTGAGCGCCTACGAGGCCTTCGACAAGCGCCAGCCGGGCTGGCTGAAGGTCGAACTGGAACCCACCCGCTGA
- a CDS encoding DUF4384 domain-containing protein: MKPGKLHISLLALAALSGASAAPQLSAQSIIVNPTPSTLKVNVRTNRAAYTPGDHLEFYTRVNQNAYVYLFNVDAAGQVTLLASNGLQAGGTFVKANTTRVFPRKGQPSTFLLTLPAGVNKVLALASTRKLNLRDLARFEATQEDVLRVNVQGQQGLAQALSIVVNPAPPSTWTTATAQYTITHRDLGRLPGVDAGALKSQVTFDARARLSEVFVAYANRLRADGYTTLTLRDSRRDSLSGLFVKGDRRVALDVKKAGRRFVVQLARRS; this comes from the coding sequence ATGAAACCCGGAAAACTTCACATTTCGCTGCTGGCGCTCGCGGCGCTGAGCGGCGCGAGCGCCGCACCGCAACTCAGCGCCCAGAGCATCATCGTGAACCCTACACCAAGCACGCTGAAGGTGAACGTCCGCACGAACCGCGCGGCGTACACCCCAGGCGACCATCTGGAGTTCTACACCCGCGTGAACCAGAACGCGTACGTGTACCTATTCAACGTGGACGCTGCCGGGCAGGTGACGCTGCTGGCCTCTAACGGCCTGCAGGCCGGCGGCACCTTCGTGAAGGCGAACACGACCCGCGTGTTCCCGCGCAAGGGTCAGCCGTCCACGTTCCTGCTGACCCTCCCGGCCGGTGTTAACAAGGTCCTGGCGCTCGCCAGCACCCGGAAGCTGAACCTCCGGGACCTCGCGCGGTTCGAGGCGACGCAGGAGGACGTGCTGCGCGTGAACGTGCAGGGCCAGCAGGGCCTCGCGCAGGCGCTCAGCATCGTCGTGAACCCGGCTCCGCCAAGCACCTGGACGACGGCCACCGCGCAGTACACCATCACGCACCGCGACCTGGGCCGCCTGCCGGGCGTGGACGCGGGCGCACTGAAGTCGCAGGTGACGTTCGACGCGCGCGCGCGGCTCAGCGAGGTGTTCGTGGCGTACGCGAACCGCCTGCGCGCCGACGGGTACACCACGCTCACCCTCCGGGACAGCCGCCGCGACAGCCTGAGCGGCCTCTTCGTCAAGGGTGACCGGCGCGTGGCCCTGGACGTGAAAAAGGCTGGGCGGCGCTTCGTCGTGCAGCTCGCGCGGCGATCGTAA
- a CDS encoding DUF488 family protein yields the protein MTPPTVYTIGYEGADLSAFLDTLAAHGVTLLVDTRERAQSRRRGYSKTALAAALRERGIRYVHLRALGTPPSLRKEYKMTRDFSVLKRGFLAHLATQGDALEELGALAADAPAALLCYEANPAECHRSLIAGRLQELGLIGTVRDLHVRGAG from the coding sequence ATGACGCCACCGACCGTGTACACCATCGGGTACGAGGGCGCGGACCTCAGCGCGTTCCTCGACACGCTCGCCGCGCACGGCGTCACGCTCCTCGTGGACACCCGCGAACGCGCGCAGAGCCGCCGCCGCGGTTACAGCAAAACGGCGCTCGCCGCGGCCCTCAGGGAACGCGGCATCCGCTACGTGCACCTGCGCGCCCTCGGCACGCCCCCCAGTCTCCGCAAGGAGTACAAGATGACGCGCGACTTCAGCGTGCTCAAACGCGGCTTCCTCGCGCACCTCGCCACGCAGGGCGACGCCCTGGAGGAACTCGGGGCGCTCGCCGCCGACGCCCCGGCGGCGCTGCTGTGCTACGAAGCGAACCCCGCCGAGTGCCACCGCTCGCTCATCGCCGGGAGGTTGCAGGAACTCGGCCTCATCGGGACCGTCCGCGACCTGCACGTCAGGGGCGCGGGGTAA
- a CDS encoding DUF2270 domain-containing protein: MPTGRANANAITEASYSTNTANALIHLYRAEVGKVTAYRQRLDTTTNWAVVTSAGLASFALGDPNNSHATFLFAMFMNYFFLHLEARRFRTYEIAHHRVRIMERFFYPAMLGDKMDAGWHQLLLGELAKPRSPMSRWDALGWRLRRNYLWIYTAVLMAWLSKLDLTQQKVPVNLRGFVDLARIGTLPGWLVGMGVLVFYTYLIYLAIRATRDYPLEQD; the protein is encoded by the coding sequence ATGCCGACCGGGCGCGCCAACGCCAACGCCATCACCGAAGCCAGCTACAGCACCAACACCGCCAACGCCCTGATTCATCTGTACCGCGCGGAGGTCGGGAAGGTCACCGCGTACCGCCAGCGGCTCGACACGACCACCAACTGGGCGGTCGTCACGAGCGCCGGCCTCGCCAGTTTCGCGCTGGGCGACCCGAACAACAGCCACGCGACGTTCCTGTTCGCGATGTTCATGAACTACTTCTTTCTGCACCTCGAGGCGCGCCGCTTCCGCACGTACGAGATCGCGCACCACCGCGTGCGCATCATGGAGCGCTTCTTCTACCCGGCCATGCTGGGCGACAAGATGGACGCCGGCTGGCACCAGCTGCTGCTCGGTGAGCTGGCGAAGCCGCGCAGCCCCATGAGCCGCTGGGACGCGCTGGGGTGGAGGCTGCGCCGCAACTACCTGTGGATCTACACGGCGGTACTGATGGCGTGGCTGTCCAAGCTGGACCTGACGCAGCAGAAGGTCCCGGTGAACCTGCGCGGGTTCGTGGATCTCGCGCGCATCGGCACGCTGCCCGGGTGGCTGGTGGGGATGGGCGTGCTGGTGTTCTACACGTACCTGATCTACCTGGCGATCCGCGCGACGCGCGACTACCCGCTCGAACAGGACTGA
- the dnaE gene encoding DNA polymerase III subunit alpha — translation MTVPADAAPHIHLPDGSCCTPKRFAHLHQHTQYSLLDGAAKLKDLLKWAKEVTPDGCTPALAMTDHGNMHGAVHFYNYATGMGVKPIIGYEAYVVPGVGTRRERTRGQDGEKGIFHLTLLARDFEGYQNLCRLSSRGYTEGYYYKPRIDHELLQEHHKGVIAFSGCLGSEVQQLLLQGREADAKQRLMWYRDLFGENYFIEIQDHGLPEQKRNNPILRAWAQELGIGMVATNDGHYVKKSDATAHETLLAIQTKATLADENRFKFPCDEFYVKNLEEMQAALPVSEWGEEPFDNTAMIADLCNVDLPVGKKRVYQMPALPIPEGRTMAEELRVQTYAGSLKRYPHHVTEGLLRAYAKRSLDALGADDAAAVLRRVPGCDASTCDVDTLLTLVAFMGSVWEARGKAAGEKFTKYPALEELEAEAASGQLPFYALRDWRRAEGAETVTDTDIQLDPGSVEHESACAHHRHALVLLRRAEYELSVINNMGFPDYFLIVADYINWAKDHGISVGPGRGSGAGSLVAYAIRITNLDPLEFELLFERFLNPDRISMPDFDIDFNDARRGEVITYVQQKYGDDKVAQIATFGTMASKACLKDVARVMGLEYAKVDKVSKLIPIKFGKSYSLEQARESVPDIQQMLDEDAQLREAYEFAQKLEGLTRHASVHAAGVVIGKTQLTDLVPVMRDTSGEGMVCQYDMKAVEDIGLIKMDFLGLRTLSFLDEAKRIMRESKGIEVDFDAIPFDDEATFDLLSRGDTKGVFQLEGAGIADASRRLKPRRLADIIALSALYRPGPMENIPTYVRRHHGLEQVDYVRDGFPNSAQWLEKILAETYGIPVYQEQIMQIASEVAGFSLGGADLLRRAMGKKDAEEMKRQRQIFVDGAEGNGVPKDEGNKLFDLLDAFANYGFNKSHSAAYGVITYQTAWLKANHPVEFMAALLTVERRDSDKVAEYASDARKMGVTVLPPDINRSGADFKVVGQDIYFGLYAIKGLGENAVLRILDERERGGRFRSLADFCARIDNKTCNRKGLESLIKSGAFDAFGERQQLLSSLEDAIAWAQGAAAMLNSGMDALFGMAETAPEPKLRANVEPLSELAKLALEKEALGLYISGHPLEQHEGLREAASTRIADLDDWFFTQPQTGGRNRVKAVLAGMIEGVVKKPTKSGGMMARFNLADETATIELVAFSRAYDRIQDKLINDTPALVIVELESEEGSLRAIAEEVVPAEALADIPKVMYVNIDLDQTSTDALADFQSYLDEHAGTLPTYFRFESGDHYMVYQLDKPIGGPDSMRVVNSTFPWARAYLAMDTQMILNRYAPKPPAWQQRQNAARTLQA, via the coding sequence ATGACCGTGCCCGCCGACGCTGCCCCGCACATTCACCTGCCTGACGGCTCCTGCTGCACGCCGAAACGCTTCGCGCACCTGCACCAGCACACCCAGTACAGCCTCCTGGACGGCGCCGCGAAACTCAAGGACCTGCTGAAGTGGGCCAAGGAGGTCACGCCGGACGGCTGCACGCCCGCGCTCGCCATGACGGACCACGGGAACATGCACGGCGCGGTGCACTTCTACAATTACGCGACCGGCATGGGCGTGAAGCCCATCATCGGGTACGAGGCGTACGTCGTGCCGGGCGTCGGCACGCGCCGTGAGCGCACGCGCGGCCAGGACGGCGAGAAGGGCATCTTCCACCTGACGCTGCTCGCGCGGGACTTCGAGGGGTACCAGAACCTCTGCCGCCTCAGTTCACGCGGGTACACCGAGGGGTACTACTACAAGCCCCGTATTGACCATGAGCTGCTGCAGGAGCACCACAAGGGCGTCATCGCGTTTTCCGGGTGCCTGGGGTCGGAGGTGCAGCAGCTGCTGCTGCAGGGCCGCGAGGCGGACGCGAAGCAGCGGCTGATGTGGTACCGGGACCTGTTCGGCGAGAACTACTTCATCGAGATTCAGGACCACGGCCTGCCGGAGCAGAAGCGCAACAACCCGATTCTGCGGGCGTGGGCGCAGGAGCTCGGGATCGGCATGGTCGCCACGAACGACGGGCATTACGTCAAGAAGAGCGACGCGACCGCGCACGAGACGCTGCTCGCCATTCAGACGAAGGCGACGCTCGCGGACGAGAACCGCTTCAAGTTCCCGTGCGACGAGTTCTACGTGAAGAACCTCGAGGAAATGCAGGCGGCGCTGCCCGTGAGCGAATGGGGCGAGGAACCGTTTGACAACACCGCCATGATCGCGGACCTGTGCAACGTGGACCTGCCGGTCGGGAAGAAGCGCGTGTACCAGATGCCGGCGCTGCCCATCCCGGAAGGGCGCACCATGGCGGAGGAACTGCGCGTGCAGACGTACGCGGGCAGCCTGAAACGCTACCCGCACCACGTGACCGAGGGGCTGCTGCGCGCGTACGCGAAACGCAGCCTGGACGCGCTCGGCGCGGACGACGCGGCGGCGGTGCTGCGGCGCGTGCCTGGCTGCGACGCGAGCACCTGCGACGTGGACACGCTGCTCACCCTGGTTGCGTTCATGGGGAGCGTCTGGGAGGCGCGCGGCAAGGCCGCCGGCGAGAAGTTCACGAAGTACCCGGCGCTGGAGGAGTTGGAGGCCGAGGCGGCCAGCGGGCAGCTGCCGTTCTACGCGCTGCGGGACTGGCGGCGCGCGGAGGGGGCGGAGACCGTCACCGACACGGACATTCAGCTGGACCCGGGCAGCGTGGAGCACGAGAGTGCCTGCGCGCACCACCGGCACGCGCTGGTGCTGCTGCGGCGCGCGGAGTACGAGCTGAGCGTCATCAACAACATGGGCTTCCCGGATTACTTCCTGATCGTCGCGGACTACATCAACTGGGCGAAGGACCACGGCATCAGCGTCGGCCCGGGCCGCGGGTCGGGCGCGGGCAGCCTTGTGGCGTACGCGATTCGCATCACGAACCTCGACCCGCTGGAGTTCGAGCTGCTGTTCGAGCGCTTCCTGAACCCGGACCGCATCTCGATGCCCGACTTCGATATCGACTTCAACGACGCGCGCCGCGGCGAGGTCATCACGTACGTGCAGCAGAAGTACGGTGACGACAAGGTCGCGCAGATCGCCACGTTCGGGACGATGGCGTCCAAGGCGTGCCTGAAGGACGTCGCGCGCGTGATGGGCCTGGAGTACGCGAAGGTGGACAAGGTCAGCAAGCTGATTCCCATCAAGTTCGGGAAGAGCTACTCGCTGGAGCAGGCGCGCGAGAGCGTGCCGGACATTCAGCAGATGCTCGACGAGGACGCGCAGTTGCGCGAGGCGTACGAGTTCGCGCAGAAACTCGAGGGCCTCACGCGGCACGCGTCGGTGCACGCAGCCGGCGTCGTGATCGGCAAGACGCAGCTCACGGACCTCGTGCCCGTCATGCGGGACACGTCCGGCGAGGGCATGGTCTGCCAGTACGACATGAAGGCCGTGGAGGACATCGGCCTGATCAAGATGGACTTCCTGGGGTTGCGCACCCTGTCGTTCCTCGACGAAGCCAAGCGCATCATGCGCGAGTCGAAGGGCATCGAGGTGGACTTCGACGCCATCCCCTTCGATGACGAGGCCACCTTTGACCTGCTGTCGCGCGGGGACACCAAGGGCGTGTTTCAGCTGGAAGGCGCGGGCATCGCGGACGCCAGCCGCCGCCTGAAGCCGCGCCGCCTCGCGGACATCATCGCGCTGAGCGCGCTGTACCGCCCGGGCCCGATGGAGAACATCCCCACGTACGTGCGCCGCCACCACGGCCTGGAGCAGGTGGACTACGTGCGTGACGGCTTCCCGAACAGCGCGCAGTGGCTGGAGAAGATCCTCGCGGAAACCTACGGCATCCCGGTGTACCAGGAGCAGATCATGCAGATCGCGTCCGAGGTCGCGGGCTTCAGCCTGGGCGGCGCGGACCTGCTGCGCCGCGCCATGGGCAAGAAGGACGCCGAGGAGATGAAACGCCAGCGGCAGATCTTCGTGGACGGCGCCGAGGGGAACGGCGTGCCGAAAGACGAGGGGAACAAGCTCTTCGACCTGCTGGACGCCTTCGCGAACTACGGCTTCAACAAGTCGCACTCCGCGGCGTACGGCGTGATCACGTACCAGACGGCGTGGCTCAAGGCGAACCACCCGGTGGAGTTCATGGCGGCGCTGCTCACGGTGGAGCGCCGGGACAGCGACAAGGTCGCGGAGTACGCCTCGGACGCGCGCAAGATGGGCGTGACGGTGCTGCCGCCGGACATCAACCGTTCCGGCGCGGACTTCAAGGTCGTCGGGCAGGACATCTACTTCGGGCTGTACGCCATCAAGGGCCTCGGCGAGAACGCCGTGCTGCGCATCCTGGATGAGCGCGAGCGGGGCGGGCGCTTCCGGAGCCTCGCGGACTTCTGCGCGCGCATTGACAACAAGACCTGCAACCGCAAGGGCCTGGAAAGCCTGATCAAGAGCGGCGCGTTCGACGCGTTCGGGGAGCGTCAGCAGCTGCTCAGCAGCCTGGAGGACGCCATCGCGTGGGCGCAGGGGGCCGCCGCGATGCTGAACAGCGGCATGGACGCCCTGTTCGGCATGGCCGAGACGGCGCCGGAGCCGAAGCTGCGCGCGAACGTGGAGCCGCTGTCGGAGCTCGCGAAGCTGGCGCTCGAAAAAGAAGCGCTGGGGTTGTACATCAGCGGGCACCCGCTGGAGCAGCACGAGGGCCTGCGGGAGGCGGCCAGCACCCGCATCGCTGACCTCGACGACTGGTTCTTCACGCAGCCGCAGACGGGCGGGCGCAACCGCGTGAAGGCCGTGCTGGCGGGCATGATCGAGGGCGTCGTGAAGAAGCCCACCAAGAGTGGCGGCATGATGGCGCGCTTCAACCTCGCGGACGAGACGGCCACCATCGAACTCGTGGCGTTCAGCCGCGCGTACGACCGCATCCAGGACAAGCTCATCAATGACACGCCCGCCCTGGTGATCGTGGAACTGGAAAGCGAGGAGGGGTCGCTGCGCGCCATCGCGGAGGAGGTCGTCCCCGCCGAGGCGCTCGCGGACATCCCGAAGGTCATGTACGTGAACATCGACCTGGACCAGACCAGCACGGACGCCCTCGCGGACTTCCAGAGCTACCTGGATGAGCACGCGGGCACGCTGCCCACGTACTTCCGGTTCGAGAGCGGCGACCACTACATGGTGTACCAGCTCGACAAACCCATTGGCGGGCCGGACAGCATGCGCGTCGTGAACAGCACCTTCCCGTGGGCGCGCGCGTACCTCGCGATGGACACGCAGATGATCCTGAACCGCTACGCGCCCAAACCGCCCGCGTGGCAGCAACGGCAGAACGCCGCGCGCACCCTGCAGGCGTGA
- a CDS encoding phytase yields MTRFVWWSVGLSLLLGACAPRAAVPSGPVNVAARAESAGVTAPADSDDPAVWVDPQDASRSLVIGTRKDAGLTVFDLQGRTLQDVAPTGVRYNNVDVVYGFNLGGRAVDLAVASDRKNDRLAVYAIDPVTRTLTDVSSATMPMVFTPAGAASDGANTAYGLAAYRTADGSARVFVSQRKHARVAEVRLVADGDRVTFAPVRTVDLPASSAENPQVEGMVVDAELGFAYLGQEQVGIWKLPLAAGTPRLMHAVKPAGAHLAADVEGLTIYRSAGGRGYLLASSQGDNTFAVFDRTGDNAFLGSFRVTGGAVDGSEACDGAVVVNANFGAAFPRGLLVVQDGENDGVKDATNFKLVAWEDVAAPLGLRAATDAPGVRE; encoded by the coding sequence ATGACGCGTTTCGTGTGGTGGTCCGTCGGTCTGAGTCTTCTGCTGGGCGCGTGCGCGCCGCGCGCGGCCGTGCCCTCCGGGCCGGTGAATGTGGCGGCGCGCGCCGAGTCGGCGGGCGTGACCGCCCCGGCGGACTCCGATGACCCGGCGGTGTGGGTGGACCCGCAGGACGCGAGCCGCAGCCTGGTCATCGGCACCCGCAAGGACGCGGGCCTGACTGTGTTCGACCTGCAGGGGCGCACACTGCAGGACGTCGCACCGACCGGCGTGCGGTACAACAACGTGGACGTGGTGTACGGGTTCAACCTGGGCGGGCGCGCGGTGGACCTCGCGGTGGCGAGTGACCGCAAGAACGACCGCCTGGCGGTGTACGCCATTGATCCGGTGACGCGGACGCTGACGGACGTGTCGAGCGCCACCATGCCGATGGTGTTCACGCCTGCGGGGGCCGCGTCGGACGGGGCGAACACGGCGTACGGACTGGCGGCGTACCGCACGGCGGACGGGTCGGCGCGGGTGTTCGTGAGTCAGCGGAAGCACGCGCGTGTGGCGGAGGTCCGCCTCGTGGCGGACGGGGACCGGGTGACGTTCGCGCCGGTGCGGACGGTGGACCTGCCGGCGAGCAGCGCGGAGAACCCGCAGGTGGAAGGCATGGTCGTGGACGCCGAACTGGGCTTCGCGTACCTCGGGCAGGAGCAGGTCGGCATCTGGAAACTGCCGCTCGCCGCCGGGACGCCGCGCCTGATGCACGCCGTGAAGCCGGCAGGTGCGCACCTCGCGGCGGACGTGGAGGGCCTCACGATCTACCGCTCGGCAGGGGGGCGCGGGTACCTGCTGGCGAGCAGCCAGGGGGACAACACCTTCGCCGTGTTCGACCGGACGGGCGACAACGCGTTCCTGGGGTCGTTCCGCGTGACCGGCGGGGCGGTGGACGGCTCGGAGGCGTGTGACGGCGCGGTGGTCGTGAACGCGAACTTCGGCGCGGCGTTCCCGCGTGGGCTGCTGGTCGTGCAGGACGGCGAAAACGACGGCGTGAAGGACGCGACGAACTTCAAGCTGGTCGCGTGGGAGGACGTGGCGGCGCCGCTGGGCCTGCGGGCCGCCACGGACGCGCCGGGCGTCCGCGAGTAA
- the nucS gene encoding endonuclease NucS, which yields MLHAHLPRPSAPELLAFLRAHLHAGLLVQIAGEMEVVYAGRAVSMAEAGDYLLLVKPDGSVQVHGPRGVKPVNWQPRTDGIHAFLDDGRVVIEAERRSPAEVVRVTVLEGALACAFRLRDEARFMLQGSEAQMQAALARHPHLIEPGLTVLDRELLVGVGGVDLYARDARGAYVVVELKRGRATHDAVHQLARYVEAVRTQVPGPVRGILAAPDVTAPARTQLDRQGLTFVAVSALPAPEDEPERQPALF from the coding sequence ATGCTGCATGCGCACCTGCCTCGCCCGTCCGCCCCTGAGTTGCTCGCGTTCCTGCGGGCGCACCTGCACGCGGGGCTGCTGGTGCAGATCGCCGGCGAGATGGAGGTCGTGTACGCGGGCCGCGCGGTGAGCATGGCGGAGGCGGGCGACTACCTGCTGCTGGTGAAGCCGGACGGGAGCGTGCAGGTGCACGGCCCGCGCGGCGTGAAGCCCGTGAACTGGCAGCCGCGCACGGACGGCATTCACGCGTTCCTGGACGACGGGCGGGTGGTGATCGAGGCGGAGCGGCGCAGCCCGGCGGAGGTGGTGCGCGTGACCGTGCTGGAGGGCGCGCTGGCGTGCGCGTTCCGGCTGCGGGACGAGGCGCGGTTCATGTTGCAGGGCAGCGAGGCGCAGATGCAGGCGGCGCTCGCGCGGCATCCGCACCTGATCGAGCCGGGCTTGACGGTGCTGGACCGGGAACTGCTCGTGGGGGTGGGCGGCGTGGACCTGTATGCGCGGGACGCGCGGGGCGCGTACGTAGTGGTGGAGTTGAAACGGGGGCGCGCGACGCACGACGCGGTGCATCAGCTGGCGCGGTACGTGGAGGCGGTGCGCACGCAGGTGCCGGGGCCGGTGCGGGGGATTCTGGCGGCGCCGGACGTGACTGCGCCCGCGCGGACGCAGCTGGATCGGCAGGGCCTGACGTTCGTGGCGGTCAGTGCCCTGCCGGCACCCGAGGACGAACCGGAGCGGCAGCCGGCGCTGTTCTGA
- the mutY gene encoding A/G-specific adenine glycosylase codes for MPDTKDLQQALLGWFDAHARTLPWRAGAEGARDPYRVWVSEVLLQQTQVARGLVYFERFLAAFPTVQALADAPEADVLKAWEGCGYYARARNLHRAAKRVAAQGFPASYDAWRALPGVGPYTAAAVSSLTLNEPRAVMDGNVRRVMARLHAERTPTDAWAQARADELLDHARPGAWNEAVMDLGATVCIPKAPRCGACPVSAHCAAFASGQPAQYPAPKVRAEARAVQAVAVLIGDAQRAYLEVRSGRLLGGLMGLPMQEADGGDVPGALAALLARLGARDPRPLGVVTHGMTHRHLTVHVYAAHAPHALTDTGAAALARLDQKLLALAEPTQGTLFT; via the coding sequence ATGCCGGACACGAAGGACTTGCAACAGGCGCTGCTCGGGTGGTTCGACGCGCACGCGCGGACGCTGCCGTGGCGGGCCGGCGCGGAGGGCGCGCGCGACCCGTACCGCGTGTGGGTGTCGGAGGTGCTGCTGCAGCAGACCCAGGTGGCGCGCGGCCTCGTGTACTTCGAGCGGTTCCTCGCGGCGTTCCCGACGGTGCAGGCCCTCGCGGACGCGCCCGAAGCGGACGTCCTGAAGGCCTGGGAGGGCTGCGGGTACTACGCGCGCGCCCGCAACCTGCACCGCGCCGCGAAACGGGTGGCCGCGCAGGGCTTCCCGGCCTCGTACGACGCGTGGCGGGCCCTGCCGGGCGTCGGGCCGTACACGGCCGCGGCCGTGAGCAGCCTGACGCTCAACGAGCCGCGCGCCGTCATGGACGGGAACGTGCGGCGCGTGATGGCGCGCCTGCACGCGGAACGCACGCCCACGGACGCGTGGGCGCAGGCCCGCGCAGACGAACTGCTCGACCACGCCCGGCCCGGCGCGTGGAATGAGGCCGTCATGGACCTCGGCGCGACCGTGTGCATCCCGAAAGCGCCCAGGTGCGGCGCGTGCCCTGTGAGCGCGCACTGCGCGGCGTTCGCGTCCGGGCAGCCTGCCCAGTACCCCGCGCCGAAAGTGCGGGCCGAGGCGCGCGCGGTGCAGGCCGTGGCGGTCCTGATCGGCGACGCGCAGCGCGCGTACCTGGAGGTCCGTTCCGGCCGCCTGCTGGGCGGGCTCATGGGCCTGCCCATGCAGGAGGCCGACGGGGGGGACGTGCCGGGCGCGCTCGCGGCGCTGCTCGCGCGGCTGGGGGCGCGTGACCCTCGGCCCCTCGGGGTGGTCACGCACGGCATGACGCACCGGCACCTGACTGTGCACGTGTACGCCGCGCACGCTCCGCACGCGCTGACCGACACGGGTGCCGCGGCCCTCGCGCGGCTGGACCAGAAGCTGCTCGCACTCGCTGAGCCGACGCAAGGCACGCTGTTTACCTGA
- a CDS encoding PaaI family thioesterase, which yields MLNPHLPSPEEFATLSPEALAARLSALPGTLGERLGIRFTHVARDRVDAVMPVDGNRQPAGRLHGGANIALAEELASVGSWANLDVTRQVAVGVDINATHVRGVTGGEVNASARLAYRGRTVMVWEIEVRDERGKLTCLARCTCNVINR from the coding sequence ATGCTCAACCCGCACCTGCCCAGCCCCGAGGAATTCGCCACCCTGAGTCCCGAAGCGCTCGCGGCGCGCCTCAGCGCCCTGCCCGGCACCCTCGGGGAGCGCCTCGGCATCCGCTTCACGCACGTCGCCCGTGACCGCGTGGACGCCGTCATGCCCGTGGACGGCAACCGCCAGCCCGCCGGGCGCCTGCACGGCGGCGCGAACATCGCTCTCGCCGAGGAACTCGCCTCGGTCGGCTCATGGGCGAACCTCGACGTGACCCGGCAGGTCGCCGTCGGCGTGGACATCAACGCCACGCACGTGCGCGGCGTCACCGGCGGCGAAGTGAACGCCAGCGCCCGCCTCGCGTACCGTGGGCGGACCGTGATGGTCTGGGAGATCGAGGTGCGCGACGAACGCGGAAAACTCACCTGCCTCGCCCGCTGTACCTGCAACGTCATCAACCGCTGA